A DNA window from Camelina sativa cultivar DH55 chromosome 13, Cs, whole genome shotgun sequence contains the following coding sequences:
- the LOC104738401 gene encoding putative two-component response regulator ARR20, protein MHRPRSCASGLPQQDLLSLMSNILYENSHNLRKEVSACDDETESPIINEEEEDLDEDEEFAKTSIMILLVDADSNSLLLTKTLMAHYSYQVTIYETGEEAMAFLMKSKHEIDLVIWNFDMPDISGLDALNTIGIEMYLPVVVMSHEQNKEMVMKSIKNGACDFLVKPMSKEVVAVLWQHVFRKRMMSKYGLDQPGELDTVESDSDEFDNLKQDDLYHNNGEGSRNTSDQKEVKSTSKKPRMSWTAELHQKFEAAVEKISRVGTPYPKDILKCMQEEMNVQGLTRNNVASQLQKYRESYNKKTCSPQETCQEDFNWRNAGQDPPLTASNPLLSSNVNLQTTPPFCMTDQAAPRSSHFMNDQATVNAPYSSSGYPPMNNFIMANHVTYIPQPPQFHHSLNLPSMLPKQELGHVSSAIDNSELIYNPNLPFGYGEYFPHAGFNNNNTNS, encoded by the exons ATGCATCGGCCACGATCTTGCGCCTCCGGCCTCCCTCAGCAAG atttgttatctTTAATGTCGAACATACTATATGAGAACTCTCACAACTTGCGAAAAGAAGTATCAGCTTGTGATGATGAAACTGAATCCCCTATcatcaacgaagaagaagaagacttagacgaagacgaagagTTCGCGAAGACGAGTATTATGATTCTTTTGGTCGATGCAGATTCTAATTCTCTACTCCTTACGAAGACTCTCATGGCACATTACTCCTATCAAG TAACGATATATGAGACCGGAGAAGAAGCCATGGCTTTCTTGATGAAGAGTAAGCATGAGATCGATCTCGTAATTTGGAATTTCGATATGCCTGATATCAGTGGACTGGACGCTCTCAATACCATTGGTATAGAGATGTATTTACCCGTAGTAG TCATGTCTCATGAACAGAATAAGGAAATGGTGATGAAATCGATCAAGAACGGCGCGTGTGACTTTCTTGTGAAGCCGATGAGCAAAGAGGTCGTTGCAGTTCTATGGCAACATGTTTTTCGCAAGAGGATGATGTCAAAATATGGTTTAGATCAACCGGGTGAATTAGATACGGTTGAGTCAGATTCCGACGAATTCGACAATTTAAAGCAAGACGATCTCTATCATAACAACGGAGAAGGCTCAAGAAACACTTCCGATCAAAAAGAAGTCAAGTCTACGTCCAAGAAACCGCGGATGTCGTGGACTGCTGAACTTCACCAGAAGTTTGAAGCAGCTGTCGAAAAAATCAGCAGAGTTGGGA CGCCTTATCCGAAAGATATTCTCAAATGCATGCAAGAAGAAATGAATGTCCAGGGGCTCACTAGAAACAACGTAGCCAGTCAGCTTCag AAGTATCGTGAAAGTTACAACAAAAAGACATGCAGTCCTCAAGAGACATGCCAAGAAGATTTTAACTGGCGTAACGCTGGGCAAGATCCCCCTCTCACAGCTTCTAATCCGCTCCTAAGCTCAAACGTCAATCTCCAAACTACACCACCGTTTTGTATGACCGATCAAGCTGCGCCTAGATCGTCACATTTCATGAACGATCAAGCCACGGTGAACGCCCCATATTCATCAAGCGGTTACCCGCCGATGAACAACTTTATCATGGCAAACCATGTGACTTACATTCCGCAACCACCACAATTCCATCATTCTCTAAATTTACCCTCCATGCTACCTAAGCAAGAACTTGGACACGTATCGTCAGCCATAGATAATTCAGAGCTCATCTATAACCCAAATTTACCTTTCGGTTACGGCGAGTATTTCCCACATGCAggattcaacaacaacaacaccaactcTTGA